From the Lolium rigidum isolate FL_2022 chromosome 2, APGP_CSIRO_Lrig_0.1, whole genome shotgun sequence genome, one window contains:
- the LOC124690865 gene encoding uncharacterized protein LOC124690865, with product MAADPSGRHHHPAVNDVFLTLVGASNALSDVQRRLDLEFRASYPDHANPAKLVGRVKRVQEEVAALKDLCRDLLAQKQELIDRMRTSLAAQRSATQRLLASSGLPLMTEHDEAAYGNLKQVIDEWTDQLRPMAGDADGEDQDTNQILFSAIVD from the exons ATGGCCGCGGATCCGAGCGGGCGGCACCACCACCCGGCGGTGAACGACGTGTTCCTGACGCTCGTCGGCGCCAGCAACGCCCTCTCCGACGTCCAGCGCCGCCTCGACCTCGAGTTCCGCGCCTCCTACCCCGACCAC GCGAACCCGGCGAAGCTGGTGGGGCGGGTGAAGCGGGTGCAAGAGGAGGTGGCCGCGCTCAAGGACCTCTGCCGCGACCTCCTCGCCCAGAAGCAG GAGCTGATCGACCGGATGCGGACGAGCCTGGCGGCGCAGCGGAGCGCCACGCAGCGGCTGCTCGCCTCCTCCGGGCTGCCCCTCATGACCGAACACGACGAGGCCGCCTACGGCAACCTCAAGCAG GTGATCGACGAGTGGACTGACCAGCTGAGGCCAATGGCAG GGGATGCGGATGGGGAGGACCAAGACACCAACCAGATCCTCTTCTCCGCCATCGTTGACTGA